The proteins below come from a single Mesobacillus jeotgali genomic window:
- a CDS encoding YqeG family HAD IIIA-type phosphatase, producing MLKHFLPDQHVKSIFEIQPESLKEKGVKGIITDLDNTLVEWDRPNATPKLIEWFDNMRRHEILVTIVSNNNEKRVRAFSDPLQIPFIFQARKPMTRAFNKALKQMGLSKEETVVIGDQLLTDVLGGNRSGFHTILVVPVAQTDGFVTRFNRKVERRILNWFRKQGKLNWED from the coding sequence TTGCTAAAGCATTTTTTGCCGGACCAGCATGTGAAAAGTATATTTGAAATTCAGCCTGAGAGCTTAAAGGAAAAAGGCGTAAAGGGCATCATAACAGATCTCGACAATACACTCGTTGAATGGGACCGACCGAATGCGACCCCAAAGCTTATCGAGTGGTTTGATAATATGAGGAGACATGAAATACTCGTAACGATTGTCTCGAACAATAATGAAAAAAGAGTCAGGGCATTTTCGGATCCCTTGCAAATACCGTTTATCTTTCAGGCTAGAAAGCCAATGACCCGTGCATTCAATAAAGCATTAAAACAAATGGGGTTAAGCAAAGAAGAAACTGTCGTGATTGGTGACCAGCTTTTAACCGATGTACTTGGCGGAAACAGAAGCGGCTTCCATACGATTCTCGTTGTTCCAGTTGCACAGACGGACGGATTTGTGACCAGGTTCAACAGGAAAGTAGAAAGAAGAATTTTAAATTGGTTCAGGAAACAAGGAAAGCTTAATTGGGAGGACTAA
- a CDS encoding M3 family oligoendopeptidase produces MSNTYSEVWDLDVFFEGGSDSPAFAEHLKSAGKDIASFKREVESWQPADQKSEGERLASLVEMFDGAARKVRQAGAFVSCLHAQNTSDKKAGQLKSAVTELSASLQTALTIFDQKLSSFSEGVWEELVQEGLLQELRFVLTERRERAAEKLSEKEESAINALSVDGYHSWGQMYDLLVGNTKINYKEESLSVGQAANKLSDADRSVRKEIFAQWEKAWGENEDTFAKTLNHLAGFRLNVYKLRGWEDVLKEPLDINRMKKETLDAMWEVISDNKEPFVQFLNRKAKLLGLEKLSWFDLDAPIGGTESKMSYQEGADFIIENFEQFGKEKADFAKMAFENNWIEAEDRPGKAPGGFHTFFPESSQSRIFMTYSGTPSNVSTLAHELGHGFHTYAMRDLHLLNRNYAMNVAETASTFAEMIVSDASVKNAKTKEEKLSLLEDKIQRSVALLMNIHSRFLFETKFYEERKQGVVTAERLGELMENAQTEAYGDALDQYHPLFWASKLHFFITGVPFYNFPYTFGYLFSLGIYAMAQEEGKGYEEKYIALLKDSASMTVEDLAQKHLNVDLTKKDFWEKAVRMCVEDVEEFMALIEE; encoded by the coding sequence ATGTCCAATACATATTCTGAAGTTTGGGACTTAGACGTGTTTTTTGAAGGGGGAAGTGATTCACCCGCATTCGCTGAGCACCTTAAGTCTGCAGGGAAAGATATTGCAAGTTTTAAGAGGGAAGTTGAGAGCTGGCAGCCAGCCGACCAGAAAAGCGAGGGAGAAAGGCTGGCGAGTCTTGTTGAAATGTTTGATGGAGCAGCCAGGAAGGTAAGGCAGGCCGGGGCTTTTGTAAGCTGTTTGCATGCTCAGAATACTTCTGATAAAAAAGCCGGACAATTAAAATCGGCAGTCACAGAACTAAGTGCTTCATTGCAAACAGCGCTGACGATCTTTGACCAGAAGCTATCCAGCTTTTCAGAAGGTGTTTGGGAGGAGCTTGTCCAGGAAGGATTGCTGCAAGAGCTGCGTTTTGTATTGACAGAGCGACGCGAGCGTGCTGCGGAAAAACTTTCCGAAAAAGAAGAATCCGCAATCAATGCCTTGAGTGTAGACGGATACCATAGCTGGGGCCAGATGTATGACCTTCTTGTTGGAAATACGAAAATCAATTATAAAGAGGAAAGTTTGTCTGTCGGCCAGGCAGCCAATAAGCTCTCTGATGCTGACCGCTCTGTCCGTAAGGAGATTTTTGCTCAATGGGAAAAAGCCTGGGGAGAGAATGAGGACACCTTTGCAAAAACTCTTAACCATCTTGCAGGCTTTCGTTTGAATGTCTATAAACTCCGCGGCTGGGAAGATGTATTGAAAGAGCCGCTTGATATTAACCGGATGAAAAAAGAAACACTTGATGCCATGTGGGAGGTCATTTCTGACAATAAGGAGCCATTTGTTCAATTCCTGAATCGGAAAGCAAAGCTACTTGGGCTTGAAAAGCTGAGCTGGTTCGATTTAGATGCGCCGATTGGCGGTACCGAGTCAAAAATGTCCTATCAGGAAGGCGCAGATTTTATCATCGAGAATTTTGAGCAATTTGGCAAGGAGAAGGCAGACTTTGCGAAGATGGCATTTGAAAACAATTGGATTGAGGCAGAGGATCGCCCTGGAAAGGCTCCAGGCGGATTCCATACCTTCTTCCCTGAGAGCAGCCAATCCCGGATTTTCATGACTTACTCAGGAACACCATCCAATGTTTCTACACTTGCACATGAGCTTGGACATGGATTCCACACATATGCGATGAGAGATTTACACTTGCTTAATCGTAATTATGCGATGAACGTTGCCGAAACTGCCTCTACTTTTGCTGAAATGATTGTTTCTGATGCATCTGTCAAAAACGCAAAAACAAAAGAAGAGAAACTCAGTCTGTTGGAAGATAAAATACAGCGTTCTGTTGCACTTTTGATGAATATTCATTCGAGGTTCCTGTTTGAGACAAAATTCTATGAAGAACGCAAGCAAGGAGTTGTCACTGCAGAAAGACTGGGTGAGCTGATGGAAAATGCACAGACAGAAGCATACGGCGATGCGCTGGATCAGTATCACCCATTATTCTGGGCTTCAAAGCTGCACTTCTTTATTACTGGAGTACCGTTTTATAACTTCCCGTATACATTCGGTTACTTATTCTCCCTTGGCATTTATGCGATGGCCCAAGAAGAAGGAAAGGGATATGAAGAAAAATATATTGCTCTGTTGAAGGACTCCGCTTCCATGACGGTCGAGGATCTGGCACAAAAACACCTGAACGTCGATCTCACGAAAAAGGATTTCTGGGAAAAAGCAGTCCGTATGTGTGTGGAGGATGTCGAGGAGTTCATGGCTCTGATTGAGGAGTAA
- a CDS encoding phosphatidylserine decarboxylase, translated as MLQSIYRLLIELTNGKWTSAILHKFAKSKSSKRIIPSFAKTYNINQEEMEKPIGEYESLHQFFIRNLKEGSRKIDQDPLSVVSPVDSVIEEVGQIEADRTITVKGKVYSISEMLGNDEAMARYEQGTYMIFYLSPSHYHQIHSPVAGEVVNQWTLGKKSHPVNKIGLKYGNYPLSKNYRKITEIKHAAGMTAVIKVGAMFVNSIETTHCGEKLEKGEQMAYFTFGSTVVLLFEKDSIDLLPEITPPYHIKYGEKIGTLNGQV; from the coding sequence TTGTTACAATCTATATATCGTCTGCTTATCGAATTGACAAATGGGAAGTGGACTTCAGCCATTCTGCATAAATTCGCAAAATCCAAAAGCAGCAAAAGGATTATTCCTTCCTTTGCTAAAACGTATAATATCAACCAGGAGGAAATGGAAAAGCCGATTGGGGAGTATGAAAGTCTCCATCAATTTTTCATCCGGAACCTGAAAGAGGGCTCTAGGAAGATAGATCAAGATCCTCTGTCAGTCGTTAGTCCTGTAGATTCGGTAATCGAAGAAGTGGGCCAAATTGAGGCTGATCGCACGATCACGGTAAAAGGGAAGGTCTATTCTATATCCGAAATGCTTGGTAATGACGAAGCGATGGCCAGGTATGAGCAGGGGACTTATATGATTTTTTACCTGAGCCCAAGCCATTACCATCAAATTCATAGCCCAGTGGCTGGTGAGGTCGTTAATCAGTGGACTTTGGGAAAGAAGTCGCACCCTGTTAATAAAATAGGATTGAAATATGGAAACTATCCGTTGTCTAAAAACTATCGGAAGATTACTGAAATCAAACATGCAGCGGGTATGACAGCGGTAATCAAAGTAGGCGCCATGTTCGTCAATTCGATTGAAACAACCCACTGTGGCGAGAAGCTGGAGAAAGGTGAGCAAATGGCATACTTCACCTTTGGCTCAACAGTAGTCTTATTGTTTGAGAAGGATTCTATTGACCTGCTGCCGGAAATCACTCCTCCCTATCATATTAAGTATGGAGAGAAAATCGGCACATTAAATGGACAAGTCTAA
- the yqeH gene encoding ribosome biogenesis GTPase YqeH, protein MSEQFNCTGCGVKIQTEKPEELGYAPASSLEKEVVVCQRCFRLKNYNEIQDVSLTDDDFLKILNELGSKDALIVKIVDIFDFNGSWLPGIQRFAGKNPVLLIGNKADLVPKSVKQRKLIDWMKKESRELGLNPIDVSLVSAAKGYNIREAAAAIDEYRNGKDVYIVGCTNVGKSTFINRIIKEVTGEGDVITTSHFPGTTLDMIEIPLEDGKAIVDTPGIINHHQMAHYVDKRDLKFITPKKEIKPKVYQLNEQQTLFFGGLARFDYISGGRRSFSCYVPNEISIHRTKLEKADELYKNHAGELLTPPRREQMDEFPELVRHEFTIKEPKTDVVFSGLGWVTVNDAGAKIAAHVPKGVHVMLRRSLI, encoded by the coding sequence TTGAGTGAGCAATTTAACTGTACAGGTTGTGGTGTGAAAATCCAGACGGAGAAGCCAGAGGAATTGGGATATGCTCCGGCATCTTCATTGGAAAAAGAGGTTGTCGTCTGCCAGAGATGCTTCCGCTTGAAAAATTATAACGAAATCCAGGATGTTAGCCTGACGGATGACGACTTCCTAAAAATATTGAACGAACTTGGCAGCAAGGATGCTTTGATTGTCAAGATTGTTGATATTTTCGACTTCAATGGGAGCTGGCTGCCAGGAATCCAGCGTTTTGCCGGAAAAAACCCAGTATTACTGATTGGCAATAAGGCCGATCTGGTTCCTAAATCGGTCAAGCAGCGGAAATTGATTGACTGGATGAAGAAGGAATCCAGGGAACTGGGGCTCAATCCTATTGATGTATCCCTCGTCAGTGCTGCAAAAGGATATAATATCAGAGAAGCTGCTGCGGCAATAGATGAATATCGCAATGGCAAGGATGTTTATATTGTAGGCTGTACAAATGTAGGGAAATCTACGTTTATTAACAGGATTATCAAGGAAGTGACAGGGGAAGGAGATGTCATCACGACTTCTCACTTTCCGGGAACTACTCTTGATATGATAGAAATTCCGCTTGAGGATGGAAAAGCGATTGTTGATACACCAGGTATCATCAACCATCATCAGATGGCGCACTACGTGGATAAGCGTGATTTAAAGTTCATCACACCTAAAAAAGAAATCAAGCCGAAAGTATATCAGTTAAACGAACAGCAAACACTGTTTTTCGGCGGTCTGGCCCGTTTTGATTATATATCCGGGGGCAGGAGATCTTTCTCCTGTTATGTGCCGAATGAAATCAGCATACACCGGACTAAGCTTGAAAAGGCGGATGAGCTGTATAAGAATCATGCTGGTGAGCTGCTCACTCCGCCGCGCCGTGAGCAGATGGATGAATTCCCTGAACTTGTTCGTCATGAGTTCACCATCAAGGAACCGAAAACTGATGTTGTTTTTTCAGGGCTTGGCTGGGTAACGGTCAATGACGCTGGCGCAAAAATTGCCGCGCATGTCCCTAAAGGCGTTCATGTTATGCTGAGAAGGTCACTTATTTAG
- the yhbY gene encoding ribosome assembly RNA-binding protein YhbY translates to MLTGKQKRFLRSKAHHLTPIFQVGKGGVNENMVKQIADVLEARELIKVSILQNCDEDRDTVAEQLSRGAKAELVQVIGNTIVLYKESRENKQIVLPR, encoded by the coding sequence ATGTTAACAGGTAAGCAAAAACGTTTTTTAAGATCGAAAGCCCATCATCTCACTCCGATTTTTCAAGTTGGAAAAGGTGGGGTAAATGAAAATATGGTCAAGCAAATCGCAGATGTGCTTGAAGCGAGAGAATTGATCAAGGTTAGCATCCTGCAGAACTGTGACGAGGACAGGGACACTGTGGCTGAACAGCTTTCCCGCGGTGCCAAAGCAGAGCTTGTCCAGGTAATCGGTAATACAATTGTTTTATATAAAGAGTCCCGAGAAAATAAGCAAATCGTTCTTCCAAGATAA
- the aroE gene encoding shikimate dehydrogenase, translating to MKKLFGVIGDPIAHSMSPAMHNDLFGLYGIDAVYLPFHVSKGNLADAVKGLKALGVSGFNVTIPHKTEIMAHLDKVDPLAKAIGAVNTVKNENGLLVGYNTDGPGFVKGLEYMAADLGSRSALIIGAGGASRAIYFSMAQAGVERIDLYNRTPEKAEELAASCPFKVDTNVLGREEAEKSLAEYQLVIQTTSIGMVPDTKSLPLSPENIAQNTIVSDIIYNPLQTEFLKEASKRGAEIQNGVGMFVFQGALAFEKWTGIFPDVDRMEMNVLRNLGG from the coding sequence TTGAAAAAATTGTTCGGTGTCATCGGCGATCCTATTGCGCATTCAATGTCTCCTGCCATGCACAATGATTTATTCGGGCTGTATGGAATCGATGCTGTATATCTGCCTTTCCATGTAAGCAAAGGGAATCTTGCGGATGCTGTGAAAGGGTTGAAAGCCCTGGGTGTGAGCGGGTTTAATGTAACCATTCCGCATAAAACAGAGATCATGGCACACCTTGATAAAGTTGATCCACTGGCAAAAGCAATAGGGGCGGTCAACACTGTCAAAAACGAAAATGGCCTTCTGGTAGGCTATAATACGGATGGTCCTGGCTTTGTTAAAGGGCTTGAATATATGGCTGCTGATCTTGGTTCAAGATCAGCTTTGATTATTGGTGCAGGAGGAGCTTCGAGGGCGATTTACTTTTCAATGGCCCAGGCAGGGGTTGAGCGAATTGATCTTTATAATCGCACTCCTGAAAAAGCTGAGGAACTTGCAGCATCTTGCCCTTTCAAGGTGGATACAAACGTTCTTGGCCGCGAAGAAGCTGAAAAATCACTGGCTGAATATCAGCTGGTCATACAGACGACTTCTATTGGTATGGTGCCAGATACAAAAAGTTTGCCGCTGTCTCCTGAAAACATAGCCCAAAATACGATAGTTAGTGATATAATTTATAATCCATTGCAAACAGAGTTTTTAAAAGAAGCTTCCAAAAGGGGAGCTGAAATACAGAATGGTGTAGGAATGTTTGTTTTCCAGGGAGCGCTTGCTTTTGAAAAATGGACAGGGATTTTTCCTGACGTTGATAGAATGGAAATGAATGTTTTAAGAAATTTAGGAGGTTAA
- a CDS encoding response regulator transcription factor: protein MATILLVDDETRMLDLLALYLTPLGYKCIKKTSGSEAISFLEDDNADLVLLDVMMPEMDGWETCNEIRKHWDIPVIMLTARSEKPDIVRGLKIGADDYITKPFDEGELVARIEAVLRRQTAQSPLLSFNGLKLNIDSYDVQFNGTLIPLTPKEFALLSLFLQNVNKVFTREHLITTIWGYGVDTEDRTIDSHVRNLRDKLRKSGFAADNHLSTVWGVGYKWTD, encoded by the coding sequence ATGGCTACGATTTTGTTGGTAGACGATGAAACGCGAATGCTTGATTTGCTGGCACTGTATTTGACACCATTAGGATATAAATGCATTAAAAAAACTTCAGGCAGTGAAGCCATCAGCTTTCTCGAGGACGACAACGCTGATCTCGTTTTACTTGATGTCATGATGCCTGAGATGGATGGCTGGGAGACATGCAATGAAATTCGCAAGCATTGGGATATCCCTGTCATCATGCTTACTGCCAGGAGTGAAAAGCCTGACATTGTCCGAGGCTTGAAAATTGGAGCTGATGATTATATCACCAAACCATTCGATGAAGGGGAATTAGTTGCTAGAATTGAGGCAGTGCTGCGGAGGCAAACTGCCCAAAGTCCCCTTCTTTCTTTCAATGGTTTAAAACTTAATATAGATTCCTATGATGTACAGTTCAACGGAACTTTGATTCCGCTAACCCCAAAGGAATTTGCCCTGCTCAGTCTTTTCCTGCAAAACGTCAACAAGGTCTTTACAAGAGAACACCTAATTACCACAATATGGGGATATGGTGTTGATACAGAAGACCGTACGATTGATTCACATGTCAGGAACCTTAGAGATAAACTTCGAAAATCTGGTTTTGCCGCGGACAATCATTTGTCTACCGTTTGGGGTGTAGGGTATAAGTGGACTGATTGA
- a CDS encoding group I truncated hemoglobin — METLYDRLGGQDSISKVVDVFYEKVLADETVNKFFKETDMEKQRRHQSLFISWALGGPNQYSGRSMELAHKGMNLNDEHFGAIANHLAASLREFDVSEEDINQVLEKLTGMKNDILYK; from the coding sequence ATGGAAACATTATACGATCGTCTGGGCGGACAGGATTCCATTTCAAAAGTAGTGGATGTATTTTACGAAAAGGTACTGGCTGATGAAACAGTCAACAAGTTTTTTAAGGAAACGGACATGGAAAAACAGCGCCGGCACCAATCCTTGTTCATAAGCTGGGCATTAGGCGGTCCTAACCAATATTCCGGAAGAAGCATGGAGCTTGCTCATAAAGGCATGAATCTTAATGATGAGCATTTTGGAGCTATCGCCAATCATCTTGCAGCAAGCCTGAGGGAATTCGATGTATCGGAAGAAGACATCAATCAAGTTCTGGAGAAACTGACAGGCATGAAGAACGATATTCTTTATAAATAA
- a CDS encoding sporulation histidine kinase inhibitor Sda — MRKLSDELLIESYFKARELNLSYEFIRLIETEIHRRSLSNRIKASS, encoded by the coding sequence ATGCGTAAACTGTCGGACGAGCTGTTGATCGAGTCATATTTTAAAGCAAGAGAGTTGAATTTAAGCTACGAGTTTATTCGTTTGATTGAAACCGAAATACACCGGCGTTCATTATCTAACCGAATTAAAGCCTCATCCTGA
- a CDS encoding nicotinate-nucleotide adenylyltransferase, translating into MKKVGILGGTFNPPHTGHLVIANEVLHAYGLDEVWFMPNQLPPHKTVDEPISQSDRLAMLELAVAGNQQFKVEKAELDRSGPSYTYETMKILKDMYKEIDFYFIIGGDMVEYLPKWHKIDELVKMVKFVGVSRPSYSTETSYDILYAETPQMDISSSMIRERVKGGKSIRYLLPDSVRVYIEEHGLYGT; encoded by the coding sequence TTGAAAAAGGTTGGCATTTTAGGCGGAACCTTCAACCCGCCGCATACCGGACATTTAGTGATTGCAAATGAGGTGCTGCATGCCTATGGGCTTGATGAGGTTTGGTTCATGCCGAATCAGTTGCCGCCTCATAAAACAGTTGATGAGCCTATCAGCCAATCAGACAGGCTGGCTATGCTCGAGCTTGCGGTAGCTGGTAACCAGCAATTCAAGGTTGAAAAAGCAGAGCTCGACAGAAGTGGTCCATCTTACACGTATGAAACGATGAAAATATTAAAAGATATGTATAAAGAAATTGATTTTTATTTTATCATTGGCGGAGACATGGTTGAATATCTGCCAAAATGGCATAAAATTGATGAATTAGTGAAAATGGTCAAGTTTGTCGGTGTCAGCAGACCTTCTTACAGTACAGAAACCTCTTATGATATTCTTTATGCAGAAACACCGCAAATGGACATTTCATCAAGTATGATTAGAGAAAGAGTAAAGGGTGGAAAGAGCATTCGCTATCTGCTGCCCGATTCTGTAAGGGTTTATATAGAGGAGCATGGCCTATATGGAACGTGA
- the pssA gene encoding CDP-diacylglycerol--serine O-phosphatidyltransferase, giving the protein MFLHDVLDNTVKKVKSQTANLLTLVNLSLGGFAIIFAINGNLNLSLLLIFIAALADRFDGMVARKLNIESELGKQLDSMSDIISFGVAPALLIYQGILSDFGAPGAFFIVFYIGCGAFRLARFNITENTGYFTGLPITAAGVLATLSFLAIPLLPPQTYLFTMMTLSLLMVSPFKLKKV; this is encoded by the coding sequence ATGTTTTTGCATGATGTACTTGACAATACTGTCAAGAAAGTAAAATCCCAGACAGCCAATCTTCTGACACTGGTCAATCTTTCTTTAGGCGGATTCGCAATCATTTTTGCCATTAACGGCAACCTGAATTTAAGCCTTTTACTGATTTTCATTGCTGCCCTGGCTGACCGTTTTGACGGCATGGTCGCAAGAAAGCTCAATATCGAATCTGAACTTGGAAAACAGCTGGATTCCATGAGTGATATTATATCATTCGGGGTCGCGCCTGCACTATTAATCTATCAGGGAATTTTATCTGATTTTGGTGCTCCCGGAGCCTTCTTCATCGTTTTCTATATAGGCTGCGGCGCCTTCCGCCTGGCACGATTCAATATCACCGAGAATACCGGGTATTTCACAGGATTGCCGATTACAGCAGCAGGAGTGCTGGCAACACTGAGCTTCCTGGCCATCCCCCTTCTCCCACCGCAGACATACCTGTTCACTATGATGACCCTCAGCCTGCTGATGGTCAGTCCTTTCAAGCTTAAAAAAGTATAA